GACGGATTCCCAAATAGCCCAATTCGAAATTTTCGAAGCCGCAGGTGTGACACATTTTATTTAGAATAATGCTTTAGAACAATGCTGCATATCTAGTGGATCAccgaaaatatttttatttgtgGAACTAATGTGTATGATGTACAAATAAGATGCCGTATCTTATTTATGAgaaaatgattaataatataataataataataataataatgatagtTAAGTATTCATGGATATTTTTGAAAACAATATAGATAAATAGATACAATCGTCCCGAGTCCTACTATTTTATTGATAATTTACTCTTTTTTCTAATATTTACCAAAAAGTGTAGCAAGTGACAAAATAGTTTAAATATCAGTTCATCATTATAAACAATTTGTTAAACATTTTCATATTTCCAAATAAATCTAAAGGATGTTACttgaaaaaaaaattggaaagaaaaaattacaaaacaaataacataaataaacTGGGCCCCGAGTCCTGAAAAAATAGAATGTTAACAAACCAGGGCCAATCTTTGTCGAAAGCTTTGGGCCCTTCTAAAAGCCCAAATGGTTCTATTTTCCAACTCCCAAAAGGAGTTCTAGAAAGAAAGATGTATACTTTATGTTCTAAACAAGTTTGTGTTGCATCTTCAGACAAGTAGCGCCCATATTCCATCTCGCTTGGAGTGAAAGAGCGTCTAATTAGAGGTACACTTGTTTTTCTTGATTTCAATCTCTATGTAATAAACATATGTGTGTAATTGTATGTATGTAATAAGAACAAGATCTATTCCTATATGCTTGTCGAAACCCTTGTTTTAATACCGTTTTCTTTGCTAATTTTCTCAACTTTAATCTTTTATTTGCTTGCTAGACCTTGTAATTTTGATTCTTGGGTACAAAGATGTCATCTTTTTGTTCTGGGTGATTTAAAGATGTAATTTTTATCACTATTGATAAATTGCTGTTCAAAGATGTTATCTTTTTTCTTCCGGGCGATGTAAAGATGTAATTTTTTTACTTGAGGTTGATTGCTGTACAAAGATGTTATCTTTTTATTCTGGGTGATGTATACTTTTCGTTATTACTTGCTTAGCAGAAGTATAGATAGTACCCATTTACCTGCCATGTGTTGATTGTTAAACTTGGTTTCCATTTATATTAGTAATCACTCTACTGGAGACTTGTTATATGCAGACTGCATTTACGACAAATACACGAGGTCCCTAAACCTATATGTACCCACTTTTTCATATAGGTGCAACAATTAGGGTTGCTGAGTTAAAATGTAAAAAGGAAAACAAAtaaaaagcatcttgaagagcttagAATTTTTATTGTAGGAACTGTGAGATTTCGGTTTACCAGGACTTCCCTGCTAAGAGAATTTAATATCGAAGGCTTTTAAATCCGATATCTGGATTGATACCATGATGGAATGATGTCTAATTGTAGAATTTGTTCCAAGACCTGCGAAGTACAAGTATTCTCGGCGTCACTTTTTCGGAAACTAAATTCTAATAACTGTTTGATGTTAATGCAGATTGAAGTTGAGTTTATACCTGTAATAACTGGAAATGGCGGACCTTGAAAAATTGCTACTTGAGGCAGCCGGGAGAACTGGCGGATCTGGGAGGAAAAGGCATTCACCGCCATCACCCCGAAGACGACGTGAGGGTTCATACTCTGACAATGGAAGTGACTCAAGGGACGATGATTCGGATGATGATCGTGGTTATTCAAACAGGAAGCGCACGACATCACAGATTCCTTTAAAGAAAAGGTTGGATCCCTCAGAAAGAGAAGATGAACGTAGTAGCCGAGAAGAAGGTAATGATGTTTATGGCCGGGAGggtgatagtgatgatgactctattGGAAGTGATCTTTACAAGGATGAAGATGACAGACGAAAGCTTGCACAAATGACAGAACTTGAAAGAGAGATGATTTTGTCAGAGCGATCAACAAAGATAACTGATAAGAAGATGCAGGAGAAGTTGAGAAAGCAGAAGGAGAAGATGAACCAATCCAGGAAAGATAGCCGTCCTCACATGTCATCTCGCACAAGTGTGAGATCTTCTGCCAGATCTGCTGACAGGGCAACTGCCAAAGATGATGCGTTAAATGAGTTGAGAGCAAAAAGATTGAGGCAACAGGATCCTGATGCTCATCGAAGACTTGGAGATTCGAGCAGGGGAGGTTCTGGAAGCCGTAGGTATTCGCCTGTTAAGCGGAGATCTTTTGCTCCAGAAGCTGTAAGTAGCTCCAGCCAAAGTGGCAGTGGCTCCCAAAGTGAAGATGAAGAGTCAACTGGTGACGGTCGAATAGGTGATAGTGATGATGATAAGACTTCACCAGAATCAACAGTTCCAACATATGAGGATATAAAGGACATAACTATCAAAAGATCAAAGTTAGCTAAATGGCTAATGGAGCCGTTTTTTGATGACTTGATTGTAGGTTGCTTTGTGAGGGTTGGAATTGGGAAGTCTAGGACTGGGCCAATCTACAGGCTCTGTGTTGTCAGGAATGTTGACTCAACAGATCCTGATAGTCAGTATAAGCTGGATAACAAATTGACACACAAATATCTGAATTGTGTATGGGGAAATGAAAGCTCTGCTGCTAGGTGGCAGATGGCTATGGTTTCAGACTCCCCTCCAATCAAGGAAGAATTTGACCTATGGGTCAAGGAGGTGGAGCGTAGTGGTGGGAGGATGCCTTCCAAACAGGATGTATTAGACAAGAAAGATGCAATACAAAAGACCAGCACGTTTGTCTACTCAGCAGAAACTGTGAAGCAGATGCTCCAGGAGAAAAAATCAGCCACGTGGAGGCCACTAAATGTTGCAGCTGAGAAGGACCGTCTGAGAAGGGGAATGGAACTGGCCTTGGGTACAAATGATGAGGCAGAAGTTGAGAGGATTAAAGCAAGACTTTTAGAACTGGAGGCTTCCCGACAAACTCAAGGGAAAGATAAAAAGGCTGTTAAGCTTGCAGAAATGAACAGAAAGAACAGGGTTGACAATTTTAAAAATGCGTCTGGACTGAAATCCGCCGGTGGCTTAAAGGCCGGTGATGCTGGTTATGATCCATTTTCAAGGAGATGGACAAGGTCGAGAAATTACTATGTTGCAAAGTCAAGTGGTGGAAATGAGGCTGCAGTTGCAGGAACTAGTGATCAGGCTGCTGCTTTGGTAGGTCCTGATAGCAGTGAAGCAGTAGGCGTGGTTACAAGTGAAGCTGGTGCAGTAGCTACTGCAGCAGCACTGGAGGCTGCAGCTGATGCAGGGAAGTTGGTAGATACGAGTGCTCCTGTCGATCAGGGGACAGAGTCAAATATATTGCATAATTTTGAACTGCCGATTTCATTAACTATGTTGCAAAAGTTTGGTGGTGCTCAAGGAGCCCAAGCAGGATTCATGGCTAGAAAACAGAGG
The sequence above is drawn from the Apium graveolens cultivar Ventura chromosome 2, ASM990537v1, whole genome shotgun sequence genome and encodes:
- the LOC141707192 gene encoding protein RTF1 homolog encodes the protein MADLEKLLLEAAGRTGGSGRKRHSPPSPRRRREGSYSDNGSDSRDDDSDDDRGYSNRKRTTSQIPLKKRLDPSEREDERSSREEGNDVYGREGDSDDDSIGSDLYKDEDDRRKLAQMTELEREMILSERSTKITDKKMQEKLRKQKEKMNQSRKDSRPHMSSRTSVRSSARSADRATAKDDALNELRAKRLRQQDPDAHRRLGDSSRGGSGSRRYSPVKRRSFAPEAVSSSSQSGSGSQSEDEESTGDGRIGDSDDDKTSPESTVPTYEDIKDITIKRSKLAKWLMEPFFDDLIVGCFVRVGIGKSRTGPIYRLCVVRNVDSTDPDSQYKLDNKLTHKYLNCVWGNESSAARWQMAMVSDSPPIKEEFDLWVKEVERSGGRMPSKQDVLDKKDAIQKTSTFVYSAETVKQMLQEKKSATWRPLNVAAEKDRLRRGMELALGTNDEAEVERIKARLLELEASRQTQGKDKKAVKLAEMNRKNRVDNFKNASGLKSAGGLKAGDAGYDPFSRRWTRSRNYYVAKSSGGNEAAVAGTSDQAAALVGPDSSEAVGVVTSEAGAVATAAALEAAADAGKLVDTSAPVDQGTESNILHNFELPISLTMLQKFGGAQGAQAGFMARKQRVEATIGCQVPEDDGRRHALTLTVSDYKRRRGLL